The genomic segment TTGACTCCAGTCCCACTGTAGAATTTATTCTGAAACTCCACCctgaggaagaaacaaacagctgctatgaatataaaacacagagataATTCAGAGCACTTTGGCCCTGTCAATGACACGTGTGCTTTAGTGGTTAATCGTTATCTTACCAGTGCAGACGGAGGGCATGAAGGAATGCAGACAGACCCTCCATTACCAGGAGGATGGACACAGTGAGAACAGCAAACAGGCCAAACACAGGCACCAGGAATAAAACCCCGAGACTGGTGTCCATTCGAAGTCCTACTCGCATCACCATGGCCCACAGCACCTCTGATAGCTCTGttaaagcagagaaaacagcatGTGCACCAACCATTTAAGGGACtacaacaaacagagagaaagggtaTACGCCAGTTACTAATATTCAAGCTGATCTCTGTCAATGGtgtacatttgttggggactaacCAACTCTTCAGtctctttcagacacacacctcactcCCAAATTTGTTGTCAATTTTAAGTGTCAGAGTTATGTTTGAGAAGAACACGgagtagttttttttctgactggaTGCGACCTATTAAGATTTCTGCAACACTTCCGTCATATTAACAGAATGGCTGCgcgcgcacgcgcacacacagttATATACACATATTAGAGAAATTAAATGGCCATTTGGCTCTGCCTTCTTAAGACAGCCCTGTCATTAATTTTCCatttaattataatttgttATGCAAAATGAATTAACAATAAACCATGAAAGGCTGTGCATAACCACATTTCCAGATGTTCTCACATTGGgtcaaaatgtgatttcattgaggatttttgcagtgcagcaaaagaaagaacaacCTGAAGATAACTTCAATTATCCACCAACATTTTTGATATATATTCTTACACGTTGAGAATGTAGAGAACTATTTCATACATATAACATTCAGTGCTATACATTATGAAACATCAgccagctgcagtgtgaaggGGCACACTGTATTACTCTGTGCATGCTGTAATGCCACTTACTACTGTGCATTACAGATAATgttatatactgtgtatttatgagtgaacaaaggaacaaacacacagtggctATTATCTCTCATTATAATGATGGTTGGCatctggtacacacacacaagaaccaAAGTAAATTGTTTTATCGTGGAGGAGGGAATAAAATGTGACGCGGCTCTTTGATTTGGAACAAAACCTCTTGagttatttataattttataaGCTCACTTTGCGTtcagtgtgtgcttgtacaGATTTGAAGTGTGTTGTGCTGCAAATCATCATACTCACGGGCATGTGCCAGGCTCAGAGCCCAGAGTCTCAGGTAGGAGGCTGTGTTGGAGACGCAGCCAAGGCAATACTCTATGGTGTGGATGGCCTGATGCAGCAACTCATCTGCAAGGTCGAACTattgcaacaaaacaaaactcagcGTCACTGACACACACCAGTAGAAATAACAATGGTTGCTTATAAGGAAGTTTAAGATGAATGGGTAAGAATCCCGTTGTTTTGCTGTGCTGACCTCCTCTGTCTGGCGCTCTCCGCTAGTGGAGAGATCACTGTGACTGCTGCCCTCCTCCATGTCATGAGCCCTCATCAGGCAGAGCTCCTCTTCACTGTTACGCCGCACACGCTCATATCCCTAACAACACACAGGGAAACGAATCAGAtttgtatatacacacagtcagagaaCAAATATTTGGAGAGGTTTTTCTCtatgcacacattcacaggaAGGCATGAATTTCAAACCCTCACCCTGTACATTCCTAAGCGGTGGCTTCCATTGTGAAGCCAATAAAGGTAGATGGGTTTCCCCAGGAGTAAGACAGGCACTGAGAGAAGAGCAATGACCACCAGAAACACCTGGAAGCCAGTCTGGAATGAAGCAAAACAACGTTGAACTGTCTCAGTGACATCTGTAGTGTATTTTTAATGACATTAGATTTAATCTGTTCAGCAAGAACAGGGAACTAAGTTACACTGTAGCAGGAATGGAGCTTTACATTAGCTTCTGACCTGTCCTGGGTAGAGGGGCTGCACTGCATCACCCTGCATGAGGAACATGTTTATGAAGTGGATGAGGATGCTCGGGGCGTGTCTGGAGTCCTTAGCAGAGAAGACCAGCCACTTGTATATTATCATGAACACCAGGTAGccaaacagacacagcaggaaCAGGAGCTCAGGGAGAAATACCAAGTACAGGTTGTACTTCTTCCTAAAGTGCCTGTTTTTATTGAGAGACACAATGCAGCGTATTAAAAACTATAACATCTGACATTATGGGCTTTACAGGGTAATAACAAACTGGTACTTACAAGTGATTATAAGTACTGAGGATGACCCCGAAGCTCATGTGTATGATGCCCAATATCACTGACATCTTCATCTTATAGGAGTTCAGAAATGTAAGGCGGTTGGATGCCAAGTTCCAAATCTTTGCAAAGGAGAGATGACATGTACTGTATTATACAATGGGTGGTTTTGACTAAAAGATGAACTCCAGCATTGATATTTCACAGCAGTGTTTTGCCTAAGCCATGTAAGGATGGCATTTGGCACAATTCCAAGAATGCAACttcaattttttttaaccacacaaTGTGTAACCCACCTGTGTGAGTAACATTACCGCTAATCAAGCAAATAACCTACTGTTTTTGCAGTGATGCACAAATCCAATTTACTGTCAGCACCAGACATGGCAGCTCCATATTGTTGGCTGTTTCACAGTCCTTATTAATATACTAACATAATTATATTATACTAATACAATTTTATAAACCTCCTAGAATAATATGATTAAAATTGCACAAGCCTATATAGAACATTATGGTATGAACGTCTCACCTCTTAATTACACCCATGTTGCCTTATTAATCAGTTCCACACAGTTATATATAAAGATTTTAACCTGCAATGTAGCGGATCGTTAATTGGTTGGAGTTTGGGAATCAGTGTCACCACAATGAGACGCAATGATAAAGTCTGTGTATATGAGGTGTTATACGACAAATCATGTCATTTGTGATGACAAGTCTTCAATATTCTGTACTCACCGGGTCAATTCCCAGAGGGTACGGTCTTCTGAAAACTCCTGTAACGTTTGGATCCAGAGTCAGAAAACGATTCCCAAAGATATCTTCTTTCCTGTTCAGCACAAATACAACCACCAGTTTACATGTATGTCATTATGAAACAAATACATAACCTCATCTTATCTTTATATCTTCAAACACATATAAGACGTTTTTtcattaaatatacagtatacagtaaaaataatacTTGTGCACTTCTGGGCCTGCTTAGCTGTTTTTACTGTCACAATGAAGTCCTTCTCGTCATGAAGTACTCACTTCCACACCTTCTCTGTGAACATGGCATTCACACTCCATCCAGAACCAAAGATGTTGAGGGACTTTGAGAAACAGTCATTGTATATCAAGCCAGTATAGATGGAGAACAGGCCCATCATCAGGATTATATAACGCCCCTCAAAGAATGTGTTCcagatctgcacacacacatcgaaTCACTGTGTTACACGTCAGACACACTGTATGCCTTTCGTTATGTTACTTGAGTGAGCTTTCAAATGAGTATTAGGTAAGGAGTGCTCGCTCACCTCAttccttgtgtttttaagtttgCGGTTGTTCTCGTACAGCACCATCCAGAAAGCAAACACAGCCATGATAACTCCATGACCCAGGTCCCcaaacatcacagcaaacaGGAATGGGAAAGTGATGATTGTGAAAGGagcttaaaaaataaaaataaaaaaaagagagggagaaaaaagaaaattcaagaCTACTGaacataaagaaacatttatatactgtagtacttccatatataaaataaaataaaatattaaagataTAAAGACAACAGGATATTAAAATCTAGACACAAAAATAATTGtaattaaaactaaactaaaagttAGCATAAGTTGAAATAGAAAAAGatgtagaaaatgaaaatgatatgCAAAATTTAAGTATTATAGAAAGACTTTTCCATTAAAGGCCATTTGAAGCAGTTAGTCTAAGCTCTTCAGATAGACTTCTGACATGACACCTTCAAAATCCAAATCTCCAAACTGATAAATTAAGTGCTgtctttgcattttatttttggagCCTTATCTGATGATTCAAGcgtgcaaacaaataaaagtctcAGAAAGACAAAAGATCTCACTCACCAGGGTTAACCTCCCTGTAATTGCCCACTCCATAGGCATCCACAATGTTCTGGAAGCCAGAGGTAAATTTGTTGGTCCTTATCAGGGTGGGGGGAGTGTCGTTAGTGGGGATACGATTGACAAAGGAAGGAACTGTCGCTCcgctttttctctgaaatataaatgtcaaatcaaaatgtcagcatgttgcTATAAACTAATTCCACCATAATGTCTTGAAACAAATGAATTAGAACTGCCAAAAGTAGACAGCacatgcaaattaaaaaaagagaagtcaAGTTTTGGCATAATGTAATCATTAGATAGGCAGTTGTGgcaaaatgataaataaaccTCTGTAGGAACAGTTCTACCCATTCGTGCATCTTTGAATGTCCTTATCCCAAATACacactctgtcctcctcagcctgCAAACTGAAAGAACACTGGCCTTTCAGTACCCTCGCCCAGtcatgtaaaatgtctttgtcttatACTAAAGAGggcaaaataaatgcaatggCTCATATAGTACTTGCTTTTATGATTCCAATACCCCAGTTCATGAAGCAACTGCCCGggttaaataaacagaaaaacaaagcctgCAGTGAGGCCAAAGTCAAAAACAGAGCAACTTTGTAAAGAGTTTCCTCACCGATCCTTCTTCTAGGGCCCTCTGCAGGGTGGGAATGTCATCGACAGGACACCACACCTCAGCGATCAGACACTTGTTAGTAACATCAAAACTACACAGGTTCAGAATATAGTAGATGGCCTTCATCTTCTTGACCTGGATGACCCAGGTGTAGACAGATTCTGAAGCCTTAATCAGGACCTGTCTCAGGTAGTCCTCAGTCCTGTGAAGTACCTGGACACAGCAAGAGATAAACAGGACTCatataagataaaaaatattgaagatttttttatttttatttctatgacTATCTATGGAACATGAACTGAgagaaataaacattaaaatttTAAACAAgaggcatttgtgtgtgtgtgaataagagGCAGACAAGAGAAACGGGAGGGGAGGAAAATAAGCATccacaaaaatgagaaaaaactgTTCAGGTTTCAGCTGAGGCCTCATGTTGATCATGTGCTACAGGGGGTGAATGCAATTTTTTGTCACAGTGGGTTAAAGCTACCAAATGATTCACGGTGAAATGGCTCTAGATGGGAACTTAACTGACTCTCTAACTGAGAAAAATTGGGTTAatcttttagaaaataaatcaacCATTTAATTCAGTTCTTGAAAGACTGGTTGGAAAGGGAAATTCTTACTGGATGTAATGTGATTCACTGAACACAAGATTGTCTGTAAgcttgttttggaaaatgttgtATTCCCTCAATTTAAAACCCACTACCAGGAACAAAAAAGTTCATATTTCAAATGATCTGGGTTATATTTTAACAGGGACATGAGAGCAATCACATTTACAAGTAAACCTTTTGTGAGTGGCACACATAATAACTGCTTTTACTGTCACTAATTAAACATCTACATAATTAGataattttaaaaagaaaatgtaagacATACCGTGTGCAGGTCCTGAATGCGAGTTTTCAGTCCTTCCACAACATCATTCCTCTCCTCATTGCTACTGGGATAGGGATACAAGTGACAGTGGTAGCTAAGGAGAGAAAAAGTATGTTAAACAATACTCACTTCTactagcaaaaaaaacaaacagagcaacCATAGGAAACAGTATTGTGGAATAACTACCAGTCACAGATCTTCTTCACTTTCTGGCCAATTTGGTCTCCCCAGTAAGAGATCAGGAACACGACACTTTTGGTAGGCTCACCCTGCAGATAGAAAACAGTGTTGTACATCAATAATAAGACCCAGAAGTGTCATCCTGGGCCAAGAGTAGGTTTTAAAGCTCTGCTTCCATTTTCTGTTCAaaaactgtatatttcataaaaatgaacagtaaatgtctatatttatttgtaaaaatcAAGCTGCTCattaccaaaacaaaactgagaagttcattcttgaccttggaaacatcAGCTGAAAAGAACTGCTTTCTCTACACAATTTTTGAAAAAGCATgactgccattttttttttttttttgcagactgTCAAGTCTGCTCTTTTCACACAATTCAGCAACACGTTAACATTGCTAGGAAATCTTATCGATTTTCCATAAGTATGTCCTGACATGCCTCTACTGATCAGTCGCAGCTCTGCATGCCTGCCTTGTGGTCAAGCAGAGGACATGGATAAATGGATTAGTGCTGTCCCTCAGTATGAATAGACAAGATCACAGCGCTCATTGTTTGAGAGCAGCAAGAAAGACTAGAACAGACTTCACAACAGCTTCACCAGTGTCATTTTCAATTTTGTCCCATTATTTAACAGATATACATTTGGTCACAGTTTCAAGATTTTCCTTTACTTTTTGTCATTTGCAACGCTTTATaattctcctctgctctgtttcttaATAACTGTGGCgacacaacacagacaacaggaagtgactgatATTTTTACTGAAATCTGACACCATGTAATACTAAACAaatgtgtgttctttttttcctataatactaaaatataaactgtgttggaatatttacatttatatattttaacaacATTCTTATTATATTTTCCAGAAATAAATTATGGTTTCTTTGCAATGTCATGGCCTTGAACATGGaacaaaacatgacaaggaTTTATATGTATCAGCTTATAAATGGTTGCTATTGCATCAGTTTTGATCTTGACAAAGATTATGGAAATACAGAATATTATTCATAATATATCATAGtatattcatattaatatataGTCCCACAGAAGTCCAGACGTTAAGACCCAATCTGTCCTTACAGGCATTTCTTGGATGAGGCCTGCCTTCCCTGTTGATATTTTAATCTCACCCTGTAATGTAGGGGAGACATAACAAAACTAATTGAACTTTAGCACAAATCGTGGACAAAGTTAGCTTTGAGAACCTACCGTGTCAGGATCTTCCAGATACTCCTCGACCTCAGCATAGCTGAGGATGGTGTAGCCTTTACATACTCTCCAAAGCATCCGCTCAAAGGCCTCGATCTTCACCCTCTGAAGAAGCCCAGAAATGAAACTGCAAGAGAATGAGGAGAACATTCACAAAGAGCACACAAACTTTTCATCTAAAAATATCACAATAACATCATGATAAACAATGACcttcaataaaataatataattcaaAACTCATCTTATACATTGTTTATATTGCTTTCAAAAGATGTGCGATTgcgtcacaaaaaaaaaaactttccccCACCATGTCACTATGAACTGCTGCTTACACTAACACCTTCACATTGATATTTCAATTCTGAAGCTCACAGCTTCAAAAGTATCAATACTTTCTGTGTTGCAGAGTCATCCCTATCTCTCAAATTAATTTACCCAGATAACCACTGGTTGTGGCTGATAATTATTTGGAGCGGCGTAGTGACTGCAGAGATATGCAGCTGTGAGGTTAGCTGTGTTtcctttgacttttcctttaagaaTAAGGTTTCATGTGAGCAACATGTGGTTGGCAAAGAGCCAGAGTTGCATAAAAGTGCAGCTTGCctcattttaatttcctttaaaTGTGTAGCAGCAGCTGTGCACCCCATTTACTTTTTCCTCGTGATTATTAATTGAGGCTTgaaaatcatatatatatatacatatatatgtaaaataaatcaaactccAAGTCCAAACACTAACAGATGCTGATATGCAGAATCTTCATGCCTCACCCCAGTTTGGCTCCTAGCCTCTGCATGCTGCTGTAGTCCAtcattgtgtctttttcaaGGAAAGGAAACTCCTCGTATTGTACTTGTAGGGGCTCTCGCTGAAAGTAAAGACAAGATGCAGGCGGGTaaagaagaaaattaaaatcaaagGGCAGATTCTAATTAACATATTGTGAAAATAATTCTTTGCAAGACAACACGTATGAAAATGTGGGTGTAAAGACTCAAGCTACATTATGGGATGACACACTAACCTCAGCAGTTCTCTGTACAAAGTTGCGGGTGATgcgcagcatgtgtgtgtactctgtCAGCTCCAGCAGatttctctgcagcttctcttTATTCCTGGTGACTTCACCTAACTCCACTTCTAGCCTCTGCAGCTGATCCTGTGaacacgcacagacacagagtaatataatgataatataattataataattacatttaaaaaagtttgaaaaaatattttggatGTAATCTACCAGTTTTACACACACTACAGCAGAACACACTAAGGTCCAGTGTTGCATTGAGAAAATACTCAACTACATTCATTTAGTTGCAGTAGCATTAACTCAACACTGTCCAGGAATACCACCATCAACATATTAAAttcaaaaatgataaatgatgataCATCAGCAAGTAACTAACCATTATAGCCATGACATGCTTGGGTAAAGGAGCCACTGGGTTCACGTCTCCTTCTGGCAGTGAAATGTCTGCTTTCTTGACTTCCCTAAGAAGGTATcctgttaaaaaataaagagcaatctttttaaaaaacatttacaaaaaaccACACTGGAATTGGAGCAAAACCTGTGTTAGTCTCTTCTCTTAATCTAATAAGAAAGGTTAGTTAATCAAGGATGGCATTTCATTCAGCTAAATCTACAACCAGCTGACATTTCTCATGACTGTAGGGTCACTGGCTCTCAATTCAAATCCATGAGAAGGTCCTCTGTGGCTTCATGTATTCCTGCCTTGCTTCTACACTCCCATCACAGCTTTGCCTTAACCCTGACAAAATACTTGTATTTCCTGCCCAAAGCCCGACTACAAGAACAACTCACTGAACAGATGTCAAGCCTTGCTGATAAACTGTATATTAAAGATCAATATATGCTTACCAAGgatcctctccatctcttcacATTTTTTGATCTCATTGACATGTTTTCGCTGGAATGCGTTAACGCTGGGATTGAGCTGAAACAGGTGCAAGAGACAAATTTAGTCAAGAATTGAATGACTAACAATCCTCAGCCCCACTCATCACTGAGGCAGTGTTGAACACACCACTATCTTCTGGACAAACCACCATAAACCTGCTGTAAGTACCTGTACGAACCACTTTACAGCGGCATTTTACAACAGCTCTGATCTAAATATCGAATATCGAGGACTTCCTTCTGTAACTTAAAACAAGAACTGCCACGTCTGCTTTGAAAGTAAAAGTCAGTATGGTATgtatgacaaacaaacagcactttGTCGAGTGCTTTCGGTGTTAGCAAACTCAGCAGTAACTTTCAAAGTGAAACATTACTGTTTCATGAGATTAAAACCGGTCTATTTTGGGACTTACGTCTCTGAACTCCACAAGCCCCAGTTCTCCAAGTTCACTGATGCAGTCGTATGCTGATCCAGACTGTAGAAACAGTTGGGCCAGACACATCTCTTCACCTCGGAGCAGAGAGCTCATTTTGACAGTTCGCTTTGATACTTGCCTGCTCAGAAAACGGGCcaatattagcaagctaactgCGGTTTCTGTAAATTACACGTCAACAGCGGTCAGTCAAGTCCTTCTCAGtggttttcatgttttggcTTGGGCGTTAGTACAATATTTGACTAGCATAACGGACACTTTAGATAACTATCGTTACAGCAGAGGCTGTTCCTGTTAGCTAACAGGCTAGCTGGTGAGCGCCGTGTTGATAATTCTTGGAAGAAAAACTTGTTTCATCAAAGCTGAACCTGAAAATGTGACGAAACCATATTACGACCGTAAACGTGGCATATccaaagacaacaacacaactCTTCTCATAGTTTATGAAGTTTTCGCAGACGTCCGCTTGCAATATCCATAGTACTACACGTCACTTCACTTTACACTGTTGAATACAATCAACTTCCACAGCAGTCGATGTACCTCTGACCAATGACCAGCGCCGCCTGGAGTCTGCGCACTACGCACTCACTGTTAAGTAGTTTCTCTTTACGCCCTCAACGCTGTCTGAAGGCGAATGTATGCACATACACGAACAGACAtaaatttgtacattttattcattcatagaTAGGCAGCTTAATATAGCTTAATAGTATTACAAAAAAGTCTTAATGGTCCAGTGACTTCTTACCATAATCCTACAGTATAAAACACTTTGCCCAAGTGTTTGGAATATTTGGAATTAGTGCAATCATTTTCTTTGGGATTATGTTAGTTGTCATGAACCACACAATGTTTATTGTGTAAATATTAATGTTACTTAGGGTTACAACCTGTTTTACAAAAATTTGCTGACCCAGGTTATGAaaacaggtttttttctttAGGTAAAGggcacaaagaaaaagatgcaAATGAGGGGAACCAAGGAGACAAGACAAATGAGATACATCTTAGTTCCTCTTTGTTAGTCTTTTGGAACAACTAGCACCTTTGACTTGATTCAGGTAGATTAAATATTGGGTCATCCATACAGCGAGGTCAGAGGCAGTCAATGGGTAAATCACAGGGAGCAGCAGCTATGTTACATTtggtgtcatctgcataacacTGAAACAATACTATGCTTGTGGATGATGACCCCTTGTGGGAACATTTAAAACCTGATAAACATCGAACCAGAAGACCCTGCAGCAGTGCATAGGAAACAAATTGATAGGTGGGACTTAAATCATATTAGAGGATTGCACAAGAGGTGCCTACCAACTTCACTATCAATAAGAATCTAGTGATAAGAAAAAAGTCATagaaaaaatatctttattacAAAATGGTGCACCAACACAACTATTTACATTCCCACAAACATATTGTATACATATAAAAACTATGACATTATAAACAATGTCTAATAGAAAAGGGtgtaatttcatttcagtgacatttaaataCACCATCTTGTTTAGCCGTTCTCACTCCAtctgtgt from the Enoplosus armatus isolate fEnoArm2 chromosome 4, fEnoArm2.hap1, whole genome shotgun sequence genome contains:
- the atp6v0a2b gene encoding V-type proton ATPase 116 kDa subunit a isoform X2, which encodes MCLAQLFLQSGSAYDCISELGELGLVEFRDLNPSVNAFQRKHVNEIKKCEEMERILGYLLREVKKADISLPEGDVNPVAPLPKHVMAIMDQLQRLEVELGEVTRNKEKLQRNLLELTEYTHMLRITRNFVQRTAEVSVSSHNPLQVQYEEFPFLEKDTMMDYSSMQRLGAKLGFISGLLQRVKIEAFERMLWRVCKGYTILSYAEVEEYLEDPDTGEPTKSVVFLISYWGDQIGQKVKKICDCYHCHLYPYPSSNEERNDVVEGLKTRIQDLHTVLHRTEDYLRQVLIKASESVYTWVIQVKKMKAIYYILNLCSFDVTNKCLIAEVWCPVDDIPTLQRALEEGSRKSGATVPSFVNRIPTNDTPPTLIRTNKFTSGFQNIVDAYGVGNYREVNPAPFTIITFPFLFAVMFGDLGHGVIMAVFAFWMVLYENNRKLKNTRNEIWNTFFEGRYIILMMGLFSIYTGLIYNDCFSKSLNIFGSGWSVNAMFTEKVWKKEDIFGNRFLTLDPNVTGVFRRPYPLGIDPIWNLASNRLTFLNSYKMKMSVILGIIHMSFGVILSTYNHLHFRKKYNLYLVFLPELLFLLCLFGYLVFMIIYKWLVFSAKDSRHAPSILIHFINMFLMQGDAVQPLYPGQTGFQVFLVVIALLSVPVLLLGKPIYLYWLHNGSHRLGMYRVRGYERVRRNSEEELCLMRAHDMEEGSSHSDLSTSGERQTEEFDLADELLHQAIHTIEYCLGCVSNTASYLRLWALSLAHAQLSEVLWAMVMRVGLRMDTSLGVLFLVPVFGLFAVLTVSILLVMEGLSAFLHALRLHWVEFQNKFYSGTGVKFCPFSFSLLPSSFEHDGLL
- the atp6v0a2b gene encoding V-type proton ATPase 116 kDa subunit a isoform X1, which encodes MSSLLRGEEMCLAQLFLQSGSAYDCISELGELGLVEFRDLNPSVNAFQRKHVNEIKKCEEMERILGYLLREVKKADISLPEGDVNPVAPLPKHVMAIMDQLQRLEVELGEVTRNKEKLQRNLLELTEYTHMLRITRNFVQRTAEREPLQVQYEEFPFLEKDTMMDYSSMQRLGAKLGFISGLLQRVKIEAFERMLWRVCKGYTILSYAEVEEYLEDPDTGEPTKSVVFLISYWGDQIGQKVKKICDCYHCHLYPYPSSNEERNDVVEGLKTRIQDLHTVLHRTEDYLRQVLIKASESVYTWVIQVKKMKAIYYILNLCSFDVTNKCLIAEVWCPVDDIPTLQRALEEGSRKSGATVPSFVNRIPTNDTPPTLIRTNKFTSGFQNIVDAYGVGNYREVNPAPFTIITFPFLFAVMFGDLGHGVIMAVFAFWMVLYENNRKLKNTRNEIWNTFFEGRYIILMMGLFSIYTGLIYNDCFSKSLNIFGSGWSVNAMFTEKVWKKEDIFGNRFLTLDPNVTGVFRRPYPLGIDPIWNLASNRLTFLNSYKMKMSVILGIIHMSFGVILSTYNHLHFRKKYNLYLVFLPELLFLLCLFGYLVFMIIYKWLVFSAKDSRHAPSILIHFINMFLMQGDAVQPLYPGQTGFQVFLVVIALLSVPVLLLGKPIYLYWLHNGSHRLGMYRGYERVRRNSEEELCLMRAHDMEEGSSHSDLSTSGERQTEEFDLADELLHQAIHTIEYCLGCVSNTASYLRLWALSLAHAQLSEVLWAMVMRVGLRMDTSLGVLFLVPVFGLFAVLTVSILLVMEGLSAFLHALRLHWVEFQNKFYSGTGVKFCPFSFSLLPSSFEHDGLL